One genomic region from Hoeflea algicola encodes:
- a CDS encoding AMP-binding protein, protein MLLSSGRTFEEVESRFSWAVPEFFNIGTAVSDDWATREPDRVCLEHFNPEGEPARLTYGELARRSNAFARALVALGIGTGDRVALMLPQGFHTAIAHIAIYKIGAIAVPLALLFGVEAIKHRLSTSGAKALVTTAIGREKVKTISEELPALETIIVAGGDAGSDEDFEALENNHSDAVIENATRAEDPALMIFTSGTTGAPKGALHAHHVLIGHIPGVQTHHEFLPQPGDKLWTPADWAWAGGLLNVLLPGLLLGVPVVSSQAQKFDPELAYRIMAEMKVRNVFIPPTALRIMRTVPDPLSRHQLDLRTLGSGGETLGRETYDWAQRVLGLTINEFYGQTECNLVLSSIGKLGVSRGGAIGKQVPGHRVAVIDAHGDEVADGVSGQIAVRRPDPVMFLGYWRNQEATDAKFIGDWMLTGDQGVRDADGYFSFFGRDDDVITSAGYRIGPGEIEDCLTGHPAVALAAAVGKPDKVRTEIVKAYIVLAPGIEIDDALSGSIRDWVKTRLSAHEYPREIDFVDDLPLTTTGKVVRRLLRDRAIAETEAESANVTVQVEAAGGA, encoded by the coding sequence ATGTTGTTGTCGAGCGGACGGACGTTTGAAGAGGTTGAATCGCGGTTTTCATGGGCGGTGCCGGAATTTTTCAACATCGGCACCGCAGTCTCCGATGACTGGGCGACGCGCGAGCCGGATAGGGTCTGTCTCGAGCATTTCAACCCCGAAGGTGAACCAGCGCGCCTGACCTATGGCGAACTTGCCCGCCGTTCAAATGCGTTTGCGCGGGCGTTGGTAGCGCTCGGAATTGGCACAGGTGACCGTGTTGCACTGATGCTACCGCAGGGTTTTCATACCGCCATTGCCCATATAGCCATCTACAAGATCGGGGCGATTGCGGTGCCACTGGCACTGTTGTTCGGGGTCGAGGCGATCAAGCACCGACTGTCAACTTCGGGCGCCAAAGCGCTGGTGACGACGGCAATCGGACGGGAGAAAGTCAAGACCATTTCCGAGGAACTGCCGGCGCTCGAGACAATCATCGTCGCCGGTGGCGATGCCGGTTCGGATGAGGATTTCGAAGCGCTCGAGAACAACCATTCCGACGCAGTGATCGAGAATGCGACCCGCGCCGAAGATCCGGCGTTGATGATTTTCACTTCGGGCACTACCGGTGCCCCCAAGGGGGCGTTGCATGCTCACCATGTGCTGATCGGCCATATCCCCGGCGTGCAGACCCATCACGAATTTTTGCCGCAACCTGGCGACAAGCTATGGACACCTGCCGACTGGGCCTGGGCAGGAGGTCTGCTCAATGTGCTGTTGCCGGGCTTGCTGCTCGGGGTGCCTGTGGTGTCGTCTCAGGCGCAGAAATTCGATCCCGAATTGGCTTACCGAATCATGGCGGAAATGAAGGTGCGCAACGTTTTCATTCCACCCACCGCGCTCCGGATCATGCGTACGGTGCCGGATCCGTTGTCACGCCATCAGCTTGATTTGCGCACGCTTGGATCGGGTGGTGAGACGCTCGGCCGTGAAACCTATGACTGGGCGCAGCGAGTGCTCGGGCTTACCATCAACGAGTTCTATGGTCAGACCGAGTGCAATCTGGTGCTGTCATCCATCGGCAAGTTGGGAGTGAGTCGCGGCGGCGCCATCGGCAAGCAGGTGCCGGGGCACAGGGTGGCGGTGATCGACGCGCATGGTGACGAGGTGGCCGACGGTGTTTCGGGCCAGATTGCAGTCAGACGTCCCGATCCGGTGATGTTTCTGGGCTATTGGCGCAATCAGGAGGCGACAGACGCCAAATTTATCGGTGACTGGATGCTGACCGGCGACCAGGGCGTGCGTGACGCCGACGGCTATTTCTCGTTCTTCGGGCGTGATGATGATGTCATCACCTCGGCGGGGTACCGTATCGGCCCGGGCGAGATCGAGGATTGCCTGACCGGGCATCCGGCCGTGGCGTTGGCGGCGGCGGTCGGCAAGCCCGATAAGGTGCGCACCGAAATCGTCAAGGCCTATATCGTGCTGGCGCCGGGGATCGAGATAGACGACGCTCTGTCCGGGTCGATTCGGGACTGGGTCAAGACCCGTCTGTCGGCGCATGAATATCCGCGTGAGATCGATTTTGTCGACGATCTGCCGCTGACCACCACAGGCAAGGTGGTTCGGCGGTTGCTGCGCGACAGAGCTATCGCCGAGACCGAGGCTGAAAGCGCCAACGTGACCGTTCAAGTGGAGGCCGCGGGCGGCGCTTGA
- a CDS encoding IS3 family transposase (programmed frameshift), whose protein sequence is MAGKREKPEEIVSKLRQVEVLQGQGATIADAVRQIGVTQQTFYRWRKLYGGMQRSQLTRLKELEKENQRLRRAVSDLTLDKLILTEAAKGKLLSPSRRRKCIDHVRRELGVSERRACRTLGQHRSTQRKVPQGRADEERLTDDIIELADKYGRYGYRMVTGLLNNAGWQVNHKRVERIWRREGLKVPQKQKKKGRLWLNDGSCVRLRPERPNHVWSYDFVQDRTADGRVYRTLNIIDEYTREALMIRVDRKLNSTDVLDALTDLFILRGPPEYIRSDNGPEFIAQKVRDWIAAVGAKTAYIEPGSPWENGYCESFNARFRDELLNGEIFYSLREAQILIEQWRIHYNTVRPHSALGYRPPAPESIVPMDQTPMMH, encoded by the exons ATGGCTGGAAAACGAGAGAAGCCGGAAGAGATTGTATCGAAGCTTCGGCAGGTTGAAGTTCTGCAAGGGCAAGGTGCGACGATTGCTGACGCGGTGCGCCAGATCGGCGTGACACAGCAGACGTTTTATCGATGGCGGAAGCTCTATGGCGGGATGCAGCGATCTCAACTCACTCGGCTGAAAGAGCTGGAGAAGGAGAACCAGCGGCTTCGGCGGGCGGTGTCTGACCTGACACTGGACAAACTCATCCTGACCGAGGCGGCAA AAGGGAAACTTCTAAGCCCTTCGCGTCGGCGCAAGTGCATCGACCATGTGCGGCGGGAGCTCGGCGTATCAGAACGCCGCGCCTGCCGCACGCTCGGACAACACCGATCCACACAGCGCAAGGTGCCACAGGGCCGGGCAGATGAAGAACGGCTGACCGATGATATCATCGAACTGGCCGACAAGTACGGGCGCTATGGGTATCGCATGGTCACCGGTCTGCTGAACAACGCGGGCTGGCAGGTAAACCATAAGCGGGTTGAGCGCATCTGGCGGCGTGAAGGGCTGAAAGTGCCACAAAAGCAGAAGAAAAAGGGGCGGCTTTGGCTGAACGACGGATCATGTGTGCGTCTCAGACCGGAACGGCCAAACCACGTCTGGTCCTACGACTTCGTCCAGGATCGAACCGCTGACGGCCGCGTCTATCGGACGCTGAATATCATCGACGAATACACCAGGGAGGCACTCATGATCCGCGTGGACCGCAAGCTCAACTCAACGGACGTGCTGGATGCTCTGACAGACCTATTCATCCTGCGCGGCCCGCCGGAATACATTCGGTCGGACAATGGGCCGGAATTTATCGCCCAGAAAGTGCGGGATTGGATTGCAGCTGTTGGAGCCAAGACGGCCTACATAGAGCCAGGCTCACCATGGGAGAACGGATACTGCGAAAGCTTCAACGCCCGGTTCCGCGACGAGCTGCTGAACGGCGAAATCTTCTACAGCCTAAGGGAGGCGCAAATCCTGATCGAGCAATGGCGTATCCACTACAACACCGTCAGGCCGCATAGCGCTCTGGGCTACCGCCCGCCCGCGCCGGAAAGCATTGTCCCGATGGACCAGACGCCCATGATGCACTAA
- the secA gene encoding preprotein translocase subunit SecA produces MVKIGAIARKMFGSSNDRRIRAYNPRIAAINALEPEISALSDAELAARTTQFREQIAAGTKVDDLLIPAFATVREAARRAIGLRPFDVQLIGGMILNENAIAEMKTGEGKTLVATLPVYLNALSGKGVHVVTVNDYLATRDAEWMSQIYSFLGLTTGIIGHGMDDDERRAAYACDITYATNNELGFDYLRDNMKYDRAQMVQRGHHYAIVDEVDSILVDEARTPLIISGPLDDRSTLYNSIDTLIQKLEPDDYEIDEKQRSATFTEVGTEKLEAMLTEADMLKGESLYDVENVAIVHHINNALKAHRLFTRDKDYIVRNDEIVIIDEFTGRMMPGRRYSEGQHQALEAKEGVKIQPENQTLASITFQNYFRMYEKLGGMTGTAATEAEEFGNIYGLDVVEVPTNVPIARIDEDDEVYRTVEEKYQAIIADIKQARERKQPVLVGTTSIEKSEILAELLRKDGLTDFKVLNARYHEQEAYIVSQAGVPGAITIATNMAGRGTDIQLGGNADMRVALELEDVPEGPERDKREQEIRAEIQTLKDEARAAGGLYVLATERHESRRIDNQLRGRSGRQGDPGRSKFFLSLQDDLMRIFGSERMDGMLKSLGLKEGEAIVHPWINKALERAQKKVEARNFDIRKNLLQYDDVMNDQRKVIFEQRKELMDAESISEIIADMRQEVVDGLVSLHIPERAYAEQWNVAELKKGVEAYLNLDLPIEQWAAEEGIAEDDIRARITEAVEKMAAERAERFGPEVTTYVEKSVVLQTLDHLWREHLVNLDHLRSVVGFRGYAQRDPLQEYKSEAFELFQALLANLRQAVMAQLMRVEIVREAAAEPSLPEGMEGHHLDASTGEDEFESQQAVAAAALGIVAPENRNPEDPETWGKVGRNEACPCGSGKKYKHCHGAF; encoded by the coding sequence ATGGTCAAGATCGGCGCTATCGCCCGCAAAATGTTCGGTTCATCCAATGATCGTCGGATCAGGGCCTACAACCCGAGAATAGCGGCCATTAATGCCCTTGAGCCGGAAATTAGCGCCTTGAGCGATGCCGAACTCGCGGCCCGCACGACACAATTTCGTGAGCAGATCGCAGCCGGCACCAAGGTCGATGATCTGTTGATCCCGGCCTTCGCCACCGTTCGCGAGGCAGCCCGCCGGGCCATCGGCCTGCGCCCGTTCGACGTCCAGCTCATCGGCGGCATGATCCTCAACGAAAACGCCATTGCCGAAATGAAGACCGGCGAAGGTAAAACGCTCGTCGCCACGCTTCCGGTCTATCTTAACGCCCTTTCCGGCAAGGGCGTGCACGTGGTCACCGTCAACGATTATCTGGCTACCCGCGACGCCGAATGGATGAGCCAGATCTACAGCTTCCTTGGCCTGACCACCGGCATCATCGGCCATGGCATGGATGATGATGAACGCCGCGCTGCCTACGCCTGCGACATCACCTATGCCACCAACAACGAACTTGGCTTCGACTATCTACGCGATAACATGAAGTATGATCGCGCCCAGATGGTGCAGCGCGGGCACCATTACGCCATCGTCGACGAGGTCGATTCAATTCTTGTCGACGAAGCGCGCACCCCGCTTATCATTTCAGGACCGCTGGACGATCGCTCCACCCTTTACAACAGCATCGACACGCTGATTCAGAAGCTCGAACCCGACGATTACGAAATCGACGAAAAGCAGCGCTCTGCCACCTTTACCGAAGTGGGCACCGAGAAGCTGGAAGCCATGCTGACCGAAGCCGACATGCTCAAGGGCGAATCGCTCTATGACGTCGAAAACGTCGCGATCGTGCACCACATCAACAACGCACTGAAGGCCCACCGGCTGTTCACGCGCGACAAGGATTACATCGTCCGCAACGACGAAATCGTCATCATTGACGAGTTCACCGGCCGCATGATGCCGGGCCGCCGCTATTCGGAAGGCCAGCACCAGGCGCTTGAAGCCAAGGAAGGCGTCAAGATCCAGCCGGAAAACCAGACGTTGGCGTCGATCACCTTCCAGAACTATTTCCGGATGTATGAAAAACTTGGCGGCATGACCGGCACCGCAGCTACCGAAGCCGAGGAATTTGGCAATATTTACGGCCTCGACGTCGTTGAAGTGCCTACCAATGTTCCCATCGCCCGTATTGACGAGGACGATGAGGTTTACCGCACGGTCGAGGAAAAGTACCAGGCCATCATCGCCGACATCAAGCAGGCGCGCGAGCGCAAGCAACCCGTGTTGGTGGGCACCACATCAATCGAGAAGTCGGAAATCCTGGCAGAACTGCTGCGCAAGGATGGCCTGACCGATTTCAAGGTGCTCAATGCCCGTTACCACGAGCAGGAAGCCTATATCGTCTCCCAGGCCGGTGTGCCCGGCGCCATCACCATCGCCACCAACATGGCCGGTCGAGGAACCGACATCCAGCTCGGCGGCAACGCCGACATGCGTGTCGCGCTGGAGCTTGAGGACGTTCCTGAAGGCCCGGAACGCGACAAGCGCGAACAGGAAATCCGCGCCGAGATCCAGACGCTCAAGGACGAGGCTCGCGCTGCTGGTGGACTTTACGTGCTCGCCACCGAACGCCATGAAAGTCGCCGCATCGACAATCAGTTGCGCGGCCGTTCCGGCCGGCAGGGCGACCCCGGTCGCTCCAAGTTCTTCCTGTCGCTGCAGGATGACCTGATGCGCATCTTCGGCTCCGAGCGTATGGACGGCATGCTCAAGTCTCTCGGCCTCAAGGAAGGCGAGGCGATCGTCCATCCCTGGATCAACAAGGCGTTGGAACGAGCCCAGAAAAAGGTCGAGGCACGCAACTTCGACATCCGCAAAAACTTGCTCCAGTACGACGACGTGATGAATGACCAGCGCAAGGTCATCTTTGAGCAGCGCAAGGAACTGATGGACGCGGAATCGATTTCCGAGATCATCGCCGACATGCGCCAGGAAGTGGTCGACGGTCTGGTCAGCCTGCATATCCCGGAACGGGCTTATGCCGAGCAATGGAACGTTGCCGAATTGAAGAAGGGCGTCGAGGCCTATCTCAATCTGGATTTACCGATCGAACAATGGGCTGCCGAGGAAGGCATCGCCGAGGACGATATTCGCGCCCGAATCACCGAAGCGGTAGAGAAGATGGCTGCGGAACGGGCAGAAAGGTTCGGCCCGGAAGTCACCACTTATGTGGAAAAATCAGTGGTACTTCAAACCCTTGATCACCTCTGGCGCGAACATTTGGTCAATCTTGACCACCTGCGTTCGGTGGTCGGGTTCCGCGGTTACGCGCAACGCGACCCGCTTCAGGAATACAAATCCGAAGCCTTTGAGTTGTTCCAGGCACTGCTTGCAAATCTGCGTCAGGCGGTCATGGCACAGCTGATGCGTGTCGAAATCGTTCGCGAAGCCGCGGCAGAGCCGAGCCTGCCTGAAGGCATGGAAGGTCATCATCTCGACGCCAGCACCGGCGAAGACGAATTCGAATCGCAACAAGCCGTGGCGGCGGCGGCTTTGGGTATCGTTGCCCCGGAAAACCGTAACCCCGAGGATCCGGAAACCTGGGGCAAGGTCGGCCGCAACGAGGCCTGCCCCTGCGGTTCTGGCAAAAAATACAAGCACTGCCACGGTGCCTTTTAA
- a CDS encoding GNAT family N-acetyltransferase, whose product MASSPIVQEDVASQANSLIGEFADVETARPAPERDIAVGRPGRHLAIYPARAGYELQEELDFLTNRAIEPNVFFSGRFLAPAMPRLEDRIIRLMLMRDENESRSRMRLLLPFSVEKPGFSVGASIIRAWANPFGPQGTPLLDREDAAETLDNMLEALGNKDSGLPGILVLPDMRLKGPVAALLRAVALGRNLSVVETDQVERPFLESNLDGDEYLTKSISGKHRHELRRQWRRLSEHGELSYMVARQPEEIRHHLEEFLTLEDSGWKGRRRTAMVADRYRAAFAREAINSLAETDSVRIHSLALNGEAIASMIVFVSAGEAWTWKTAYNETWARYSPGKLLVDRLTEWHLDDLNIRRTDSCAVPDHPVMSKLWTERESMGTMVVGLHPNRDRDVRQVATQLHIYRNTRNIARLLRQKIRGMAAGR is encoded by the coding sequence ATGGCGTCGAGCCCCATCGTTCAGGAAGATGTTGCCAGCCAGGCCAATTCGCTGATTGGCGAGTTTGCCGATGTGGAGACCGCTCGCCCCGCGCCCGAACGCGATATCGCCGTCGGTCGGCCCGGCCGGCATCTGGCGATATACCCGGCTCGCGCCGGCTATGAGTTGCAGGAAGAACTCGATTTTCTGACCAACCGCGCGATCGAGCCGAACGTGTTCTTTTCCGGCCGGTTTCTGGCGCCGGCAATGCCGCGACTCGAGGACCGCATCATTCGCCTGATGCTGATGCGCGATGAGAACGAATCCCGATCGCGCATGCGCCTGCTGTTGCCATTCTCCGTCGAGAAACCCGGGTTTTCCGTTGGCGCCTCGATCATCCGAGCCTGGGCCAATCCATTTGGGCCGCAAGGAACGCCGCTGCTCGACCGTGAAGACGCGGCCGAAACGCTCGACAACATGCTGGAAGCCCTCGGCAACAAGGATTCGGGATTGCCGGGCATTCTTGTCCTTCCAGACATGCGCCTGAAGGGTCCGGTTGCAGCGCTGCTGCGCGCCGTGGCGTTGGGGCGCAATCTATCCGTAGTCGAAACCGATCAGGTGGAGCGTCCATTCCTCGAAAGCAACCTGGATGGCGACGAATACCTCACCAAATCCATTTCCGGCAAGCATCGCCACGAACTCCGCCGCCAGTGGCGTCGACTCTCCGAACACGGCGAGCTGAGCTACATGGTCGCCCGTCAACCCGAGGAAATCCGCCATCATCTCGAGGAATTTCTTACGCTCGAGGATTCCGGCTGGAAAGGCCGCCGCCGGACCGCGATGGTGGCTGACCGTTATCGCGCTGCGTTTGCCCGCGAGGCGATCAACAGCCTCGCTGAAACAGACAGCGTGCGGATCCACAGTCTGGCCCTGAACGGTGAGGCAATCGCTTCGATGATCGTGTTCGTTTCAGCCGGCGAGGCCTGGACCTGGAAGACCGCCTACAACGAAACATGGGCGCGTTACTCACCGGGCAAGCTTCTGGTCGACCGGCTGACCGAATGGCATCTCGACGATCTCAACATCCGCCGCACAGATTCCTGCGCCGTGCCGGACCATCCGGTCATGAGCAAGCTCTGGACCGAACGCGAAAGCATGGGAACCATGGTCGTCGGACTGCATCCCAACCGCGACCGCGATGTCCGCCAGGTAGCCACCCAGCTGCACATCTACCGCAACACCCGAAACATCGCCCGACTATTGCGTCAGAAAATCCGGGGAATGGCCGCCGGGCGCTGA
- a CDS encoding lipopolysaccharide biosynthesis protein → MTLIDTAGKILPPRYAARLTPLLARMSSIISASDETSQAQRMAMIAFAIRIVSAAIAFVSQIILARLMGEFEYGIFVFVWVIAVILGNLSCLGFHTAVIRFLPQYRNDGADAAVNGLTATARIFAMVSATLIAATGIAALYMLGDRIEAHYIQPLFIGAFALPMIALGDVLDGTARANGWPVHALSPTYIVRPLLILAFVGAAVGLGQVANADTAILATLAAAYLTTVVQFVTITARLRNRFPARKLEIHFRAWLLVALPIFLIEGFYFMLTNADVVIVGFYLPPEKVAVYFAAAKTMALVHFVYFAVKAAAAQRFSGLVSGNDPFALAAFARQTVQWTFWPSLLVGALVIAAGPFLLSLFGPAFVEGHMIMVVLFAGIIAKAMVGPGEVLLTMAGEQKICAVIYAFALAANLGLNIALIPAWGLLGAATATAAAMVIEAMALHFIIRRRLGIVMFIGAGPRPMSTLSATEER, encoded by the coding sequence ATGACCTTGATCGACACCGCCGGCAAGATATTGCCGCCGCGCTACGCGGCGCGGCTAACGCCGCTATTGGCGCGCATGTCGAGCATTATCAGCGCCAGCGACGAGACCAGCCAGGCCCAGCGCATGGCGATGATCGCCTTTGCCATCCGCATCGTCAGCGCCGCGATCGCCTTTGTTTCGCAGATCATTCTGGCGCGGCTGATGGGCGAATTCGAATATGGGATCTTTGTTTTCGTCTGGGTGATCGCAGTAATTCTCGGCAATCTTTCCTGCCTGGGGTTCCACACCGCCGTCATTCGTTTCCTGCCGCAATACCGTAATGACGGCGCCGATGCCGCGGTCAATGGACTGACCGCGACCGCGCGGATTTTCGCGATGGTATCGGCGACACTTATCGCCGCCACCGGCATCGCCGCGCTCTACATGCTCGGAGACCGGATCGAGGCACACTACATCCAGCCGCTGTTCATCGGCGCATTTGCATTGCCGATGATCGCGCTCGGCGATGTGCTCGATGGTACCGCCCGCGCCAATGGCTGGCCGGTGCATGCGTTGAGCCCGACCTATATCGTCCGGCCGCTATTGATCCTCGCCTTTGTCGGGGCTGCCGTCGGTCTCGGCCAGGTAGCCAATGCCGACACCGCCATTCTCGCCACACTTGCCGCGGCCTACCTGACCACCGTGGTTCAGTTCGTGACTATCACTGCCAGGTTGCGAAACCGGTTTCCGGCCCGCAAACTCGAAATCCATTTCCGTGCATGGCTGCTGGTGGCACTCCCGATCTTCCTGATCGAGGGCTTCTATTTCATGCTCACCAATGCCGATGTCGTCATCGTCGGTTTCTATCTGCCGCCCGAGAAAGTCGCCGTTTATTTCGCCGCGGCCAAAACCATGGCACTGGTGCATTTCGTCTATTTCGCCGTCAAGGCAGCCGCCGCACAGCGCTTCTCCGGCCTGGTCTCAGGCAATGACCCTTTCGCACTCGCAGCCTTCGCACGCCAGACCGTGCAATGGACATTCTGGCCGTCGCTGCTCGTCGGCGCCCTGGTGATCGCCGCCGGACCGTTCCTTCTGTCTCTGTTCGGGCCCGCCTTCGTCGAGGGCCACATGATCATGGTCGTGCTGTTTGCCGGCATCATAGCCAAGGCGATGGTGGGTCCCGGCGAAGTGTTGCTGACCATGGCCGGCGAACAGAAGATTTGTGCGGTGATCTACGCCTTTGCGCTGGCTGCCAATCTCGGCCTCAACATCGCCCTGATTCCAGCCTGGGGCCTGCTCGGTGCAGCCACCGCCACCGCCGCAGCGATGGTGATCGAGGCTATGGCCTTGCATTTTATCATTCGCCGCAGGCTGGGCATTGTCATGTTTATTGGCGCAGGCCCGAGGCCAATGTCCACCCTGTCTGCAACGGAGGAACGCTAA
- a CDS encoding peptidylprolyl isomerase: MRLSQLTATLLLTTIAFLPVQGHAADETDPVVAIVAGAEIRTSELNLAEGDLDPQFDKLPAEQRRVAALAAVIDIKTLARKAEGEKLDQTDDFKKLMAFQRDRALHNALFKATVVDPVTDADVKARYEKEVAATPPVEEISARHILLKTEEEAKAVIAELEAGKDFAELAKEKSTGPSAAQGGDLGYFTKGRMVPEFEAAAFTLKKGEYAKEPVKTQFGWHVIKVEDRRETAPPAFEEVAGQVRQMLMRERYADLIRGAREGIEIEVVDPDLKTAYEAITKQP, from the coding sequence ATGCGCTTATCGCAGCTTACAGCCACGCTCCTCTTGACGACCATTGCCTTCCTGCCGGTGCAGGGGCATGCCGCTGATGAGACAGATCCGGTAGTCGCGATTGTTGCGGGGGCTGAAATCCGGACCTCGGAGCTGAATTTGGCCGAAGGCGACCTGGACCCGCAGTTCGACAAGCTTCCGGCGGAACAGCGCCGCGTCGCAGCTCTTGCAGCCGTTATCGATATCAAGACGCTGGCACGCAAAGCCGAGGGCGAGAAGCTCGACCAGACAGACGATTTCAAGAAATTGATGGCATTCCAGCGCGACAGGGCTCTGCACAACGCGCTTTTCAAGGCGACGGTTGTCGATCCGGTCACCGATGCCGACGTCAAGGCGCGCTATGAGAAGGAAGTCGCAGCCACACCGCCGGTAGAAGAAATCAGCGCACGCCACATCCTGCTCAAGACCGAAGAAGAAGCCAAGGCAGTTATCGCCGAGCTTGAGGCCGGCAAGGATTTTGCAGAATTGGCGAAGGAAAAGTCGACAGGGCCGAGTGCTGCACAAGGTGGTGATCTCGGCTATTTCACCAAGGGCCGCATGGTGCCTGAATTCGAGGCCGCAGCCTTTACCCTGAAGAAGGGTGAATACGCCAAGGAACCGGTCAAGACCCAGTTCGGCTGGCATGTGATCAAGGTCGAAGACCGCAGGGAAACTGCGCCGCCGGCTTTTGAGGAAGTTGCCGGTCAGGTCCGCCAGATGCTCATGCGCGAGCGGTATGCAGATCTCATCCGCGGTGCCCGCGAGGGGATCGAGATCGAGGTCGTCGACCCGGATCTGAAGACAGCTTATGAGGCGATCACCAAGCAACCCTAA